In Pseudoalteromonas xiamenensis, the following are encoded in one genomic region:
- a CDS encoding GNAT family N-acetyltransferase yields MNINIRHADIEDAKAISDLVVAMTDKYVCPTCDPAVRDMLLGSMSTERIEQYLSEGYLYVVALDCAEKVVGVAGMRDYSHLFHLFVDDENQGKGLSRKLWDKVKEAALRNGNCGRFTVNSALNAENVYLRFGFKRIDGIRNRNGMVDIPMILDKAY; encoded by the coding sequence ATGAACATCAATATTCGACATGCCGATATAGAGGATGCAAAGGCTATCAGTGATTTGGTTGTTGCAATGACAGACAAATATGTCTGTCCAACATGCGATCCTGCAGTTCGTGATATGTTGCTTGGATCCATGTCGACCGAGCGTATCGAGCAATATCTATCCGAAGGATATTTGTATGTCGTTGCACTTGATTGTGCTGAGAAAGTAGTTGGCGTTGCGGGTATGCGAGATTATTCACATCTGTTCCATTTGTTTGTGGACGATGAAAATCAAGGTAAAGGTTTGTCGCGTAAACTGTGGGATAAAGTTAAAGAGGCGGCGTTGAGAAATGGAAATTGTGGTCGCTTTACGGTTAATTCCGCATTGAACGCTGAGAATGTGTACTTACGCTTTGGATTTAAGCGAATTGATGGCATACGGAATAGAAACGGGATGGTCGACATTCCTATGATCCTTGATAAGGCTTACTGA
- a CDS encoding DUF3545 family protein: MDSLDDLFELLEGSGTAKRTSQKNKKRRWREIEALKDRQRLRKELEDLDIFADNIDLESIDF; the protein is encoded by the coding sequence ATGGATAGCCTAGACGATTTATTTGAGTTACTCGAGGGTTCGGGAACGGCTAAACGTACCTCTCAAAAAAATAAAAAAAGAAGATGGCGTGAGATTGAAGCACTGAAGGATAGACAAAGACTTCGAAAGGAACTGGAAGATCTCGATATTTTTGCAGACAATATCGACCTTGAAAGTATAGATTTTTAG